The Gemmata palustris genome includes a region encoding these proteins:
- a CDS encoding metallophosphoesterase, whose amino-acid sequence MTPDAPVTVMIPGDLHLTDPGQPNYAAALRAVGDANELVRPDFVQFIGDNVQDGSDEQFALFGSLCARLRVPWFALVGDHDAPGDPAARQFRERVGAPCGAVAIRGFRFLRLNTQEARPVGLSPGQIAWFRSEVDAARAAGERVVVFQHNYPYQIWEDFAGPGTDAWREIVQTRRVHALLCGHTHYWQLANDGRNVLAAVRSIGDPEGGAPGYAVAVFHGEDFALTYRPVAERGPLVLVTHPREMLLATGPDHVVTGADEVRVRVWAGAPVGAVELCLNGDTRVPMDPCGDGFWRAPLPGARLAKGAHRLAVRAEDATGAVGGHEIEFAVDPTGRYTAVPMVRPLVTSTAFC is encoded by the coding sequence GTGACTCCTGACGCGCCCGTAACGGTTATGATCCCCGGCGACCTGCACCTCACGGACCCCGGGCAACCGAACTACGCCGCCGCGCTTCGCGCCGTTGGGGACGCGAACGAACTGGTCCGCCCCGATTTCGTTCAGTTCATCGGGGACAACGTGCAGGACGGGTCCGACGAGCAGTTCGCCCTCTTCGGTTCCCTGTGCGCGCGGTTGCGCGTGCCGTGGTTCGCGCTCGTCGGCGACCACGATGCCCCGGGCGACCCGGCGGCCCGCCAATTCCGGGAACGGGTCGGTGCCCCGTGCGGGGCGGTCGCGATCCGCGGGTTCCGGTTCCTGCGCTTGAACACTCAGGAGGCGCGGCCGGTCGGACTGTCTCCCGGCCAGATCGCGTGGTTCCGGTCGGAGGTCGATGCCGCGCGCGCGGCGGGCGAACGGGTGGTGGTGTTTCAGCACAATTATCCGTACCAGATCTGGGAAGACTTCGCCGGCCCGGGTACCGACGCCTGGCGCGAGATCGTGCAGACGCGCCGGGTCCACGCCCTCCTGTGCGGCCACACGCACTACTGGCAGCTCGCCAACGACGGGCGCAACGTGCTCGCCGCGGTGCGCTCGATCGGTGACCCGGAGGGCGGGGCGCCCGGGTACGCGGTCGCGGTCTTCCACGGCGAGGATTTTGCGCTCACGTACCGCCCGGTCGCGGAGCGCGGGCCGCTGGTCCTCGTGACGCACCCGCGTGAGATGCTGCTCGCGACCGGGCCGGATCACGTCGTGACCGGGGCCGACGAGGTCCGGGTGCGGGTGTGGGCGGGAGCGCCGGTCGGTGCGGTCGAATTGTGCCTGAACGGTGACACGCGGGTACCGATGGACCCGTGCGGGGACGGGTTTTGGCGGGCGCCCCTGCCCGGCGCGCGCCTGGCGAAGGGCGCCCACCGGCTCGCGGTGCGGGCCGAGGACGCGACCGGTGCCGTCGGCGGGCACGAGATCGAGTTCGCGGTCGATCCCACCGGGCGCTACACCGCCGTGCCGATGGTCCGGCCCCTGGTAACTTCAACGGCCTTTTGCTGA
- a CDS encoding anion transporter: MSGTTALWLTLFWFGLTYLGLALGRLPGLRTDRAGVSLVGAAGVLACGLLSFEDAVRAVDFATIALLLGMMVVVAFLRRAGFFARLAGLALGRVKSPKALLAVTMLMSGALSALLVNDVVCLALTPLVLHLTRRLGLDPRPHLVGLAVASNLGSAATLTGNPQNMIIGGLSGISYLRFAAKLAPPALICLAIGYVVTLIAYRTALKGSAQPGAAPNGNGDRVPDGARHTALLAKSLLVTGAAVGLFFAGVPMAVVALGAAAVLLLDRVNPAKVYAHIDWSLLLMFAGLFVVVRAFEVHVLAASGVGEWAGRADPVWALSGLSAVLSNVVSNVPAVLLFKPVVGAMPDAARETAWLALALSSTFAGNLTVLGSVANLIVVEQARKEGVTIGFWDYCRVGIPVTLITLVVGAAWLALVRY; the protein is encoded by the coding sequence GTGTCGGGAACAACTGCCCTGTGGTTGACGCTGTTCTGGTTCGGGCTGACCTACCTGGGGCTGGCCCTGGGCCGGCTCCCGGGGTTGCGCACCGACCGCGCCGGGGTCTCGCTGGTGGGTGCCGCGGGCGTTCTCGCGTGCGGCCTCCTGTCGTTCGAGGACGCGGTGCGGGCGGTCGATTTCGCCACGATCGCGCTCCTCCTGGGGATGATGGTGGTCGTCGCGTTCCTGCGGCGGGCCGGGTTCTTCGCGCGGCTCGCGGGGCTCGCGCTAGGGCGCGTGAAGTCGCCGAAGGCGTTGCTTGCCGTGACCATGCTGATGTCCGGGGCGCTCTCCGCGCTCCTGGTGAACGATGTGGTGTGCCTGGCGCTCACGCCACTGGTGTTGCACCTCACGCGGCGCCTCGGACTGGACCCGCGCCCGCACCTGGTGGGGCTCGCGGTGGCGAGTAACCTCGGCTCGGCCGCGACGCTCACCGGGAACCCGCAGAACATGATTATCGGGGGGCTGTCGGGGATCTCGTACCTGCGGTTCGCTGCCAAACTCGCTCCTCCGGCGCTCATTTGTTTGGCGATTGGCTACGTTGTCACGCTGATCGCCTATCGGACGGCTTTGAAGGGAAGTGCGCAACCGGGCGCGGCACCGAACGGCAACGGTGACCGCGTGCCCGACGGGGCGCGGCACACCGCGCTGCTCGCGAAGAGTTTGCTCGTCACGGGCGCGGCGGTCGGGCTGTTCTTCGCCGGGGTGCCGATGGCCGTTGTCGCGCTCGGGGCCGCGGCCGTGTTGCTGCTCGATCGCGTGAACCCCGCGAAGGTGTACGCGCACATCGACTGGAGCCTGCTCCTCATGTTTGCCGGGCTGTTCGTTGTGGTACGGGCCTTCGAGGTTCACGTGCTCGCGGCGAGTGGGGTGGGCGAGTGGGCGGGCCGGGCCGATCCGGTGTGGGCGCTCTCCGGGCTCTCGGCGGTCCTGTCGAACGTGGTCTCGAACGTCCCGGCCGTGCTCCTGTTCAAGCCGGTCGTGGGGGCCATGCCGGACGCGGCGCGCGAGACCGCGTGGCTGGCCCTGGCCCTGTCCAGCACGTTCGCGGGGAACCTGACTGTCTTGGGCTCGGTGGCGAACCTGATCGTGGTCGAACAGGCGCGGAAGGAGGGCGTGACGATCGGGTTCTGGGATTACTGCCGGGTCGGTATCCCGGTCACGCTGATTACGCTCGTGGTCGGGGCCGCGTGGCTCGCCCTCGTCCGGTATTGA
- a CDS encoding two-component system sensor histidine kinase NtrB, whose product MGWARVTVVVVVFAVSLAALAASSALALWGGADELAARDQLRAAATELGAAARGPVHELPTDDAGSVVPEPDTRRLTEIARRVLTNYPGTEGGFYFVRSDQFAGTVVSGAGPEPPVTDRKGAEKTGHEPKADQKKGGKKDGDKKGGTRPDAPGAPVRRDPPPLEAPSIRQQCREVAGTEPGWPPVVEVRDVGPSRVAVAALAVGDERPARAAVWVMVRLTGPEQQKARLARLQAATGLSLGGVVLALGLTGGLAASLRREARRRAALGDELRKAEHLAILGRLLAGVAHEVRTPLTAIRSTVQLWERLPAQARTPESLAAVVGSVDRLNELVGRLLLFARAGHESYRSVGFNAVTAEVLELVRARADAQGVTIEADLAPDLPPVPGAAQAIGQVVLNLVTNALQAMPGGGRLTCRTRAARGRVELAVSDTGPGVAPDARDRVFEPFFTTRSDGTGLGLALCREVARQHGGDVALDPAGGPGATFRFTLPVTVGGPPA is encoded by the coding sequence ATGGGTTGGGCGCGGGTCACCGTGGTGGTCGTGGTGTTCGCAGTGTCGCTCGCGGCACTCGCGGCCAGCAGCGCGCTGGCGCTCTGGGGGGGCGCGGACGAGCTCGCGGCCCGTGACCAGCTCCGGGCCGCGGCCACCGAACTGGGGGCCGCGGCCCGTGGACCCGTACACGAGTTGCCGACGGACGACGCGGGCAGCGTGGTACCGGAACCGGACACCCGCCGGCTCACCGAGATCGCGCGGCGGGTGCTGACGAACTACCCCGGTACGGAGGGCGGGTTCTACTTCGTGCGCTCGGACCAGTTCGCCGGGACCGTGGTGAGCGGTGCGGGGCCGGAGCCGCCCGTTACCGATCGAAAAGGTGCCGAGAAGACGGGCCACGAGCCGAAGGCGGATCAGAAGAAGGGCGGCAAGAAAGACGGTGACAAGAAGGGGGGCACCCGGCCGGACGCCCCCGGCGCCCCCGTCCGGCGCGACCCCCCGCCATTGGAAGCGCCGTCGATCCGGCAACAGTGCCGCGAGGTCGCGGGCACCGAACCCGGTTGGCCGCCGGTCGTGGAGGTCCGGGACGTGGGGCCGAGCCGGGTCGCGGTCGCGGCGCTGGCCGTGGGGGACGAGCGCCCCGCCCGGGCGGCGGTGTGGGTCATGGTGCGGCTCACCGGCCCGGAGCAACAGAAGGCCCGCCTCGCCCGGCTCCAGGCGGCGACGGGGCTCTCGCTCGGGGGCGTGGTCCTGGCCCTGGGGCTGACCGGCGGGCTCGCCGCGTCGCTCCGGCGCGAGGCCCGGCGCCGGGCCGCCCTCGGGGACGAGTTGCGGAAGGCCGAGCACCTCGCGATCTTGGGGCGGTTACTCGCGGGCGTGGCTCACGAGGTGCGCACGCCCCTCACCGCGATCCGCTCCACCGTACAACTCTGGGAACGGCTCCCCGCCCAGGCCCGCACGCCGGAATCGCTCGCGGCCGTCGTCGGCTCCGTCGATCGGTTGAACGAACTGGTCGGCCGGCTGCTCCTGTTCGCCCGGGCCGGGCACGAGAGCTACCGGTCCGTGGGCTTCAACGCGGTGACCGCCGAGGTGCTCGAGCTCGTCCGCGCCCGCGCGGACGCTCAGGGCGTGACGATCGAAGCCGATCTCGCCCCGGACCTGCCCCCGGTCCCCGGCGCGGCGCAGGCGATCGGCCAAGTGGTCCTGAACCTCGTCACCAACGCGCTCCAGGCCATGCCGGGCGGCGGGCGGTTGACGTGCCGCACGCGCGCGGCCCGGGGGCGCGTGGAACTGGCCGTCAGCGACACCGGGCCGGGCGTCGCGCCGGACGCCCGGGACCGCGTCTTCGAGCCGTTCTTTACCACCCGTTCGGACGGCACCGGTCTGGGGCTGGCACTGTGCCGCGAGGTCGCCCGGCAGCACGGCGGCGACGTGGCACTCGACCCCGCGGGCGGCCCCGGCGCGACCTTTCGCTTCACCCTCCCCGTGACCGTGGGAGGGCCCCCCGCGTGA
- a CDS encoding sigma-54-dependent transcriptional regulator, with protein MTTKHPDGPTILVADDDPATRANLALLLRSEGYRVVEAADGNAADRALGDPSVAAALLDIKMPGRDGLAVLRAHADRLEEVPVVVVTAYGGSSAAIEAMKLGAYDYLTKPFDLDEVLFTVRRALTQRALVAQVQALSADPLRDDPDPDGDELVGRAPAMVAVFKAVGLVAPADEPVLILGESGTGKELVANAIHRNSPRAARPLVKVNCAALSPALLESELFGHEKGAFTGAVARRRGRFEQAHGGTLFLDEVGELGLELQAKLLRVLQSGTFERVGGEETLTADVRVVAATNRDLKARVAAGEFREDLYYRLDVVAVTLPPLRARREDVPQLAEHIVKQLARKHGWPGLALSPEAVAVLGRREWPGNVRELRNALARAAILARGRVVRAEHLAGDDPAVAPVPPVVVPPGAGSLDLRAAVAEAERRVIQQALEQAGGNRTRAAGLLGISRRQLFDKVRAYGLDR; from the coding sequence GTGACCACCAAGCACCCGGACGGGCCGACGATCCTCGTCGCCGACGACGACCCCGCGACCCGCGCGAACCTCGCGCTGTTGCTCCGCTCGGAGGGGTACCGGGTGGTCGAAGCGGCCGACGGGAACGCGGCGGACCGGGCCCTGGGCGACCCGTCCGTTGCCGCCGCGCTGCTCGACATCAAGATGCCCGGGCGCGACGGCCTCGCGGTCCTGCGCGCGCACGCGGACCGGCTCGAGGAGGTGCCGGTGGTGGTGGTCACGGCCTACGGGGGCAGTTCGGCCGCGATCGAGGCCATGAAGCTCGGGGCCTACGACTACCTCACCAAACCGTTCGACCTGGACGAGGTCCTGTTCACCGTGCGCCGCGCGCTCACGCAGCGCGCGCTCGTGGCCCAGGTGCAGGCGCTGTCGGCGGACCCGCTCCGGGACGACCCGGACCCGGACGGGGACGAGCTGGTCGGGCGCGCCCCGGCGATGGTCGCGGTGTTCAAGGCCGTGGGGCTGGTCGCTCCCGCCGACGAGCCCGTACTGATCCTGGGCGAATCGGGCACCGGTAAGGAGCTGGTCGCGAACGCGATCCACCGGAACTCGCCCCGGGCCGCGCGCCCGCTGGTCAAGGTGAACTGCGCGGCGCTCAGCCCGGCGCTGCTGGAGAGCGAGCTGTTCGGGCACGAGAAGGGCGCGTTCACCGGCGCGGTGGCCCGGCGCCGGGGGCGGTTCGAGCAGGCGCACGGGGGCACCCTGTTCCTCGACGAGGTCGGCGAACTCGGGCTCGAGCTCCAGGCGAAGTTGCTGCGCGTGCTCCAGAGCGGCACGTTCGAGCGCGTGGGCGGCGAGGAGACGCTGACCGCGGACGTGCGCGTCGTGGCGGCGACCAACCGCGACCTCAAAGCACGGGTCGCGGCCGGCGAGTTCCGCGAGGACCTCTATTACCGGCTCGACGTGGTCGCCGTGACGCTCCCGCCGCTCCGCGCGCGGCGCGAGGACGTTCCCCAGTTGGCGGAGCACATCGTGAAGCAGCTCGCGCGGAAGCACGGCTGGCCGGGGCTCGCGCTGTCACCGGAGGCCGTGGCCGTTTTGGGCCGGCGCGAGTGGCCGGGGAACGTTCGCGAGTTGCGGAACGCCCTGGCCCGGGCCGCGATCCTGGCCCGGGGGCGGGTCGTGCGCGCGGAACACCTCGCCGGCGACGACCCCGCGGTCGCGCCGGTCCCCCCGGTCGTTGTTCCGCCCGGAGCCGGCTCGCTCGACCTGCGGGCGGCCGTGGCCGAGGCCGAGCGGCGGGTGATCCAGCAAGCCCTGGAGCAGGCCGGCGGGAACCGCACTCGTGCGGCCGGGCTGCTGGGCATTAGCCGCCGGCAATTGTTCGACAAGGTCCGCGCTTACGGCCTCGATCGGTGA
- a CDS encoding serine/threonine-protein kinase produces MGESAVHGERPEPLEPKPDRSGVVPTARFGPPGGAAGPKQLPPRGAPPAGLVIGRYPVEREIGRGGMGVVYLARDPQLDRPVALKVMHSDEPGALVRFHLEASALAHLSHPNAVRVYETGEDNGWAYLAMEYVEGPSLADALVTGPLDPLRAAALVGAIAGAVDAAHSAGVLHRDLKPANVLLDAAGSPKITDFGLAKRIGSARGPTQTNVTIGTPSYMAPEQADARPVDARTDVYGLGATLYECLTGRPPFVGTTPNVLAWVRSADPARPRRVNRAVPVDLETVCLKCLAKDPTARYPSASELADELGRVARGEPVRARPIGPARRAWLWCRRNRTVAALSALTALALVAGCAVAGWQAHRATVARDAEVAQRQEAEAERARARAAEETALGDKRRAEDAAAETAAINGFLLDDLLRQASSRAQADARLAPDPKLTVREALDRAAQSVGPRFRNRPAAEEGVRAALGATYLDLGAFDRARVQLRAAFELRTARLGPDHRDTLKLMNGLGRATHEDGSPGDAVRVLEECAHRARSALGRTDRDALAVVSNLASAHRAAGAPARALALHEECLALRREALGATDPDTIRSMNNVAEHYRGAGRARDAVPLAEEGLALARRHLGAAHPDTLVAAVTLAMIYRETGRPAEMLALAEEALRVGRSDLGPGHPQTLAAMNALALAYQSAGRTREGLALTEESLRAHRRTLGASHPYTLTLLYNTAVAYLSAGRVADATPLLEDCLQRRREVSGPEHPDTVRAMCTLATAHRFAGRPFEARPLLEESVRVLGRAPGGDPAFARAMVNNLAVVCRETGRPADAVPLYRNLLRSARERNAPDHPEALAALSDLASALRESGNPGEALPMHEAVWRARSARAPAAPQTAEAEVLLGACLQQLDRFTDAEPRLLAGHKVLSATKGAPAKLIALNRRALADLYDRWGRALDADRWRDPVPLAPPPRPSPRAPTKP; encoded by the coding sequence ATGGGTGAATCAGCGGTACACGGTGAGCGCCCCGAGCCCCTTGAGCCGAAGCCGGACCGGTCCGGAGTCGTCCCGACTGCCCGGTTCGGCCCGCCGGGAGGGGCCGCCGGCCCGAAACAACTTCCGCCCCGCGGCGCCCCGCCCGCGGGCCTGGTCATCGGGCGGTACCCGGTCGAGCGCGAGATCGGGCGCGGGGGCATGGGGGTCGTGTACCTGGCCCGCGACCCCCAACTCGATCGGCCCGTCGCGCTCAAGGTCATGCACTCCGACGAGCCCGGCGCGCTCGTGCGCTTCCACCTCGAGGCGAGTGCGCTCGCGCACCTCTCGCACCCGAACGCGGTGCGCGTTTACGAGACCGGCGAGGATAACGGGTGGGCGTACCTGGCGATGGAGTACGTCGAGGGACCGTCGCTCGCGGACGCCCTCGTGACGGGGCCGCTCGACCCGCTCCGGGCCGCGGCGCTCGTGGGCGCGATCGCGGGGGCCGTGGACGCGGCCCATTCCGCCGGGGTGCTGCACCGCGACCTGAAGCCCGCCAACGTGCTCCTCGACGCCGCCGGGAGCCCGAAGATCACCGACTTCGGGCTCGCCAAGCGGATCGGGTCCGCGCGCGGGCCGACGCAGACCAACGTCACGATCGGGACGCCGTCGTACATGGCCCCCGAGCAAGCGGACGCGCGCCCGGTGGACGCCCGGACCGACGTGTACGGGCTCGGGGCCACGCTCTACGAGTGCTTGACCGGTCGGCCCCCGTTCGTCGGGACCACGCCCAACGTGCTCGCCTGGGTCCGGAGTGCCGACCCGGCCCGTCCCCGGCGCGTGAACCGCGCCGTCCCCGTCGACCTCGAGACGGTGTGCCTCAAGTGCCTCGCCAAGGACCCGACCGCGCGCTACCCGAGCGCGTCCGAACTGGCCGACGAACTCGGCCGCGTGGCGCGCGGGGAACCGGTCCGGGCGCGCCCGATCGGTCCCGCGCGCCGGGCGTGGCTCTGGTGCCGGAGGAACCGGACCGTTGCCGCTCTTTCGGCCCTGACCGCCCTCGCCCTGGTCGCCGGCTGCGCCGTCGCCGGGTGGCAAGCGCACCGGGCGACGGTGGCGCGCGACGCCGAGGTCGCCCAGCGCCAGGAAGCCGAGGCCGAGCGCGCCCGGGCGCGGGCCGCCGAGGAGACGGCTCTGGGCGACAAGCGCCGCGCCGAGGACGCGGCCGCCGAGACCGCGGCGATCAACGGGTTCCTGCTGGACGACCTGCTGCGCCAGGCGTCGAGCCGCGCCCAGGCGGACGCGCGCCTCGCCCCGGACCCGAAACTGACGGTTCGCGAGGCCCTGGACCGGGCGGCCCAATCGGTGGGCCCCCGGTTCCGCAACCGCCCCGCGGCCGAAGAGGGGGTTCGGGCGGCCCTGGGAGCGACGTACTTGGACCTGGGGGCGTTCGACCGCGCTCGGGTCCAGCTCCGGGCCGCGTTCGAGCTCCGGACCGCGCGCCTCGGGCCGGACCACCGGGACACGCTCAAGCTCATGAACGGCCTCGGGCGCGCGACGCACGAGGACGGGAGCCCCGGGGACGCGGTGCGCGTCCTCGAAGAGTGCGCGCACCGGGCGCGGTCGGCCCTCGGGCGCACCGACCGCGACGCGCTCGCGGTGGTGAGCAACCTCGCTTCGGCCCACCGAGCGGCCGGCGCGCCGGCCCGGGCCCTGGCGCTGCACGAGGAGTGCCTGGCACTGCGGCGCGAGGCGCTCGGGGCCACCGACCCGGACACGATCCGCTCGATGAACAACGTGGCCGAGCACTACCGGGGCGCCGGGCGCGCGCGCGACGCGGTCCCGCTCGCCGAGGAGGGGCTGGCCCTGGCGCGCCGGCACCTCGGGGCCGCGCACCCCGACACGCTCGTCGCGGCGGTCACGCTCGCCATGATCTACCGCGAAACCGGGCGCCCGGCCGAGATGCTCGCGCTGGCGGAAGAGGCCCTGCGGGTCGGGCGCTCGGACCTCGGACCGGGGCACCCGCAAACGCTCGCCGCGATGAACGCGCTCGCCCTCGCGTACCAGAGCGCGGGGCGGACGAGGGAGGGACTCGCGCTCACGGAAGAGAGCCTGCGGGCGCACCGGCGCACACTGGGCGCGAGCCACCCCTACACGCTCACGCTCCTCTACAACACGGCCGTCGCGTACCTGTCGGCCGGGCGCGTGGCCGACGCCACCCCCCTGCTCGAAGACTGCCTCCAGCGGCGGCGCGAGGTGAGCGGTCCCGAGCACCCGGACACCGTGCGCGCGATGTGTACGCTGGCGACGGCCCACCGGTTCGCCGGGCGCCCGTTCGAGGCGCGCCCCTTACTCGAAGAGAGCGTGCGGGTGCTGGGCCGAGCGCCCGGGGGCGATCCGGCCTTCGCCCGTGCAATGGTCAACAACCTCGCGGTCGTGTGCCGGGAGACCGGGCGCCCGGCGGACGCGGTGCCGCTCTACCGGAACCTGCTCCGGTCCGCGCGCGAGCGGAACGCCCCCGACCACCCGGAGGCGCTCGCGGCCCTTTCGGACCTCGCCTCGGCACTGCGCGAGTCGGGGAACCCGGGGGAGGCGCTCCCGATGCACGAGGCCGTATGGCGCGCGCGTTCGGCCCGCGCGCCGGCGGCCCCGCAGACCGCCGAGGCCGAGGTGCTGCTGGGCGCCTGCCTCCAGCAACTCGACCGCTTCACCGACGCGGAGCCTCGCCTCCTCGCGGGCCACAAGGTGCTCAGCGCGACCAAGGGCGCGCCCGCGAAGCTGATCGCCCTGAACCGGCGCGCGCTCGCCGACCTGTACGACCGGTGGGGGCGCGCACTGGACGCTGATCGGTGGCGCGACCCGGTCCCCCTCGCTCCGCCACCGCGCCCCTCACCTCGAGCCCCGACGAAACCGTAA
- a CDS encoding IS1 family transposase: MGSSVGSKGDVHGVWVARDAGTRRVRAMVVGDWSAATAQRLWAALPRGYRTRVTVCTDVLASYRQAIPRVRHRAVGQDTGRTAHIERVGLTLRQRCARFVRKTLTFSKCPRNHLGARWYFIRLYNLCHQ; encoded by the coding sequence ATGGGGAGCTCCGTCGGTTCCAAGGGCGACGTGCATGGGGTCTGGGTGGCCCGGGATGCCGGCACACGGCGGGTGCGGGCAATGGTCGTCGGCGACTGGTCCGCCGCAACAGCTCAACGGCTCTGGGCCGCATTGCCCCGTGGGTACCGGACCCGGGTCACCGTATGCACCGACGTCCTCGCCTCGTACCGCCAAGCGATCCCACGGGTCCGGCACCGGGCCGTGGGCCAGGACACGGGCCGCACGGCACACATCGAGCGCGTCGGGCTCACCTTACGTCAACGATGTGCCCGATTCGTTCGTAAGACACTCACATTCTCCAAGTGCCCCAGGAACCATCTCGGAGCGCGCTGGTACTTTATACGACTCTATAACCTGTGCCATCAGTAG
- a CDS encoding IS1/IS1595 family N-terminal zinc-binding domain-containing protein, whose translation MNTSVPNPPPIPPCPRCSGDHVVRNGSNASGTPVFRCPGCHRRFVAAPKKGPVGESDRARVRRLLGERVGVRAIARITGRSRSWVQGFVNAVYREGAPHHPGPSPKRPGP comes from the coding sequence ATGAACACATCGGTACCGAATCCGCCGCCGATCCCACCCTGCCCCCGGTGCTCGGGGGACCACGTGGTGCGGAACGGGTCCAATGCGTCGGGTACCCCGGTGTTCCGGTGCCCGGGGTGCCATCGGCGGTTCGTGGCCGCCCCGAAGAAGGGTCCGGTGGGCGAATCGGACCGGGCGCGGGTGCGCCGGTTGCTGGGCGAGCGGGTCGGGGTCCGGGCCATCGCCCGGATCACCGGTCGGTCCCGGTCCTGGGTCCAAGGGTTCGTCAACGCGGTGTACCGAGAGGGCGCTCCACACCACCCCGGACCGTCCCCCAAAAGGCCGGGGCCGTAG
- a CDS encoding arsenate reductase ArsC, whose amino-acid sequence MSPTKLVLFVCVENSNRSQMAEAFARMHAGQGVEAASSGSRPSGRVNPRAVEYMKEVGYDLATHTSKSLDQFNGQEVEVAVTMGCGDECPLVRAQRREEWQIPDPKEMPPDQYREVRDLIERKVKELLARL is encoded by the coding sequence ATGAGTCCGACGAAGCTCGTCCTGTTCGTCTGCGTCGAGAACTCGAACCGGAGCCAGATGGCCGAGGCGTTCGCGCGGATGCACGCCGGCCAGGGGGTCGAGGCGGCGAGTTCCGGCTCACGGCCTTCCGGACGGGTGAACCCCCGAGCCGTCGAGTACATGAAGGAGGTCGGCTACGACCTGGCGACGCATACATCGAAGTCGCTCGACCAGTTCAACGGCCAGGAGGTCGAGGTGGCGGTCACGATGGGGTGCGGGGACGAATGCCCGCTGGTCCGGGCGCAGCGGCGGGAGGAGTGGCAGATCCCCGACCCGAAGGAGATGCCGCCCGATCAATACCGCGAAGTCCGCGACCTGATCGAGCGGAAGGTCAAGGAACTCCTGGCGCGCCTGTGA
- a CDS encoding DUF6428 family protein — MILDDFVRALNENPAAALHLMLPDGSFVPAHYHVTEVGRVHKDFIDCGGTTRSATACVLQVWVADDTDHRLDTTKLAHIMRLAAPLLKATDLPVEVEYENGAVSQFPVADAEVTPSGVLLHLGTKHTACLAQDRCGVGAGETACCTTPGCC, encoded by the coding sequence ATGATTCTCGACGACTTCGTCCGCGCTCTGAATGAGAACCCGGCGGCGGCACTGCACCTGATGTTGCCGGACGGCTCGTTCGTCCCCGCGCACTACCACGTCACCGAGGTCGGGCGGGTCCACAAGGACTTCATCGACTGCGGCGGCACGACCCGCTCTGCGACGGCGTGCGTGTTGCAGGTGTGGGTGGCCGACGACACTGACCACCGGCTCGACACGACGAAACTGGCCCACATCATGCGGCTCGCCGCCCCGCTGCTGAAGGCCACCGATCTGCCGGTCGAGGTCGAGTACGAGAACGGGGCGGTGTCGCAGTTCCCGGTGGCAGATGCCGAGGTCACGCCGTCCGGCGTTCTGCTACACCTTGGCACCAAGCACACGGCGTGCTTGGCCCAGGATCGCTGTGGCGTCGGCGCGGGAGAAACGGCCTGCTGCACGACACCCGGTTGTTGTTGA
- a CDS encoding aquaporin — MRKLVAEAFGTFCLVFAGTGAVVVNDLHGGVVTHVGVALTFGMVVLAMIYTVGDVSGCHLNPAVTLGFFAARRFEWPRVVPYILAQCAGAVLASLVLRAMFPAHPSLGATLPAGTALQSWVMEFVLTLMLMVVILSVSTGSKEKGILAGVAVGAVIALEAMFAGPVSGASMNPARSLAPAVVAGRLDHLWLYLTAPVAGALAGVVVCGAIHGPGECCRPDGAKE, encoded by the coding sequence ATGCGTAAGCTCGTCGCCGAGGCGTTCGGTACCTTCTGTCTGGTGTTCGCCGGGACCGGCGCGGTCGTCGTCAACGACCTCCACGGCGGGGTCGTCACCCACGTCGGGGTGGCCCTCACATTCGGCATGGTCGTGCTGGCGATGATCTACACGGTCGGCGACGTGTCCGGCTGCCACCTGAACCCCGCCGTCACGCTCGGCTTCTTCGCCGCCCGCCGCTTCGAGTGGCCGCGGGTGGTGCCGTACATCCTCGCCCAGTGCGCCGGGGCCGTCCTCGCCAGCCTCGTATTGCGGGCCATGTTCCCGGCGCACCCGTCGCTCGGGGCGACCCTGCCCGCCGGCACCGCCCTCCAGTCCTGGGTGATGGAGTTCGTGCTGACCCTGATGCTCATGGTCGTGATCCTGAGCGTATCCACCGGATCGAAGGAGAAGGGCATCCTGGCTGGTGTGGCGGTCGGGGCGGTCATCGCTTTGGAGGCGATGTTCGCCGGGCCGGTGTCGGGGGCGTCGATGAACCCGGCCCGGTCGCTCGCCCCGGCCGTCGTCGCCGGGCGGCTCGATCACCTCTGGCTGTACCTGACCGCACCCGTGGCCGGGGCGCTGGCCGGGGTGGTCGTCTGCGGCGCGATCCACGGCCCCGGCGAGTGTTGCCGGCCCGATGGCGCGAAGGAATGA